Proteins encoded by one window of Isachenkonia alkalipeptolytica:
- a CDS encoding GNAT family N-acetyltransferase: MTKIGGEIVMIEYRVARSSDISGMLDLFQELKKEGAQVGFTHIEDVEELQQQLKDENIVLYVAVDPEKGKIAGILRGKRGASYQNHSAFMTAAVAKSYRGKQIAKELTHYGLEDLAEKGVKIARTYVYSNNKASLNTLLSCGFTISGSVHMHHFSEETGQYVDDIIVHKLLNDK, from the coding sequence ATGACTAAAATAGGGGGCGAGATTGTGATGATAGAGTATCGGGTTGCAAGGTCAAGTGACATCTCCGGAATGCTTGATTTGTTTCAGGAGCTGAAGAAAGAAGGAGCCCAGGTAGGTTTTACTCACATCGAAGATGTAGAGGAACTGCAGCAGCAGCTGAAGGATGAGAATATAGTCCTTTATGTGGCTGTAGATCCTGAGAAGGGAAAAATCGCAGGGATATTAAGGGGAAAAAGAGGGGCTTCTTATCAAAACCACAGCGCTTTTATGACGGCAGCAGTAGCTAAGAGTTACCGTGGAAAACAAATAGCAAAAGAACTGACCCATTACGGTCTGGAGGACTTAGCTGAAAAAGGTGTAAAAATTGCTAGAACCTATGTTTACAGTAACAACAAAGCCTCACTCAACACTTTGTTGTCCTGTGGCTTTACAATTTCCGGTTCGGTACATATGCATCATTTTTCCGAGGAAACCGGGCAGTATGTTGATGATATTATTGTGCATAAACTATTAAATGATAAATAA